A segment of the Desulfonauticus submarinus genome:
TTTAAAAATTTATCAGGAATAAGAGCTGAATATGTTCCTGGGTGGGATTGTCATGGTTTACCGATTGAGCTTAAGGTAGAACAGAGTTTAGGAAAAGATAAAAAAAGTTTGCCTCTAACAGAAATTAGAGAAAAATGTAGGGAGTATGCTTTAAAATATTTAGATATTCAGAGGGAAGAGTTTAAAAGACTTGGTGTATTTGGTTTATGGGATAAACCTTATCTTACCATGAGTCCAGATTATGAGGCAGCTACTGCTAGAGAGTTAGCAAGGTTTATGAAGAGGGGAGGGGTTAGGAGAGCTAAAAAACCAATTTATTGGTGTATTTCTTGTAAAACAGCTTTAGCTGAAGCAGAAGTAGAATATTATGATCATACTTCTCCTTCTATTTATGTTCGTTTCCCTATAAGTAATGAAAATTTAAAAGACAAATTTCCTCAGATAACAGGACCTGCTTATGTTGTAATTTGGACTACCACTCCTTGGACTCTTCCTGATAACATGGCCATTGCTGTACATCCTGAGTTTGATTATGTATGGGTGAAGGTGGGAAATGAATTTTATTTATTGGCAGAAAGGTTGTTAGCCATATGTTCTGAAATTTTTGGTTGGAGCGAGATAGTTAAGATAGCAACTGTTACTGGTAAAGATTTAGAGGGGTTAGAATCCAGACATCCTTTTTATGATAGAGTTTCACCTTTAGTTTTGGCAGATTATGTGACGTTGGAAAGTGGTACAGGTTGTGTGCATACTGCTCCAGGACATGGGCAAGAAGACTATGAAACAGGTTTGCGTTATGGTCTAGATATTTTATCTCCTTTAGATGATAGTGGAAGATTTTTGCCAGAAGTAGAGTTTTTTGCTGGTTTAGATGTTTTTAGTGCTAATCCAAAAGTTGTTGAAAAATTAAAAGAAGTAGGACATCTTTTAGCTCAAACTGATATTTCCCATTCTTATCCTCATTGTTGGCGTTGTAAGAAGCCTGTTATTTTTAGAGCTACTACCCAATGGTTTATTTCTATGGAAAAAAATAATCTGCGACAAAAAGCATTAAAAGCAATTCAAGAAGATGTAAGGTGGATTCCTTCTTGGGGTAAGGATAGAATTTATAATATGGTAGAGCAAAGGCCAGATTGGTGTATTTCTAGGCAAAGGGCTTGGGGAGTCCCTATTTTAGCTCTTATTTGTAAGTCTTGTGGAGAGGCTTGGTTTGATGGTGAGTGGGCAATGGATATAGTAAATAGGTTTGAGAGTCATCCAAAGGGAGCAGATTATTGGTTTGAAGCTCCAATAGAAGAGCTTGTGCCAGAAGGTTTAAAGTGTCCTCATTGTGGAAAATCAGATTTTGAACGAGAAGATGATATTTTAGATGTGTGGTTTGATTCTGGGACAAGTTTTGCCGCAGTAGTAGAAAAAAGAGAAGAGTGTGATTTCCCTGCAGACTTATATTTAGAAGGCTCGGATCAGCATCGTGGATGGTTTCATTCTTCCTTATTAGCTTGTGTAGGTACTAGAGATGTTCCTCCCTATAAAGCTGTGTTAACCCATGGTTATGTAGTAGACGGTAAAGGTCGTAAGATGTCGAAATCTATTGGAAATGTGATTGCACCTGAAGAGATTATTAAAAAATATGGAGCTGAGATTTTACGTTTATGGGTTTCTTCTGTGAATTATCAAGAAGATGTACGTATTTCTGATGAAATTTTAAAACGTTTAGTAGATGCTTATAGAAGAATAAGAAATACTTGCCGCTTTATTTTAGGTAATTTAGTTGATTTTAATCCAGCTACAGATTTGGTTCCTTTTGAATCTATGTTATCTTTAGATAGATATGGACTGTCTTTAGCCTTAAATGCGCATTCTAGAGTCCAGAAGGCTTATGCTAATTTTGAATTTCATAAAGTTTTTCATACTGTTCATAATTTATGCGTAACAGATTTGTCAGCATTTTATTTAGATATTTTAAAAGATAGGTTATATGTAAGTGAAAAAGAGAGTAATGAGCGGCGTTCAGCTCAAACTGCATTGTACTATATTCTATTTTTGCTTTTAAGTGATATTGCTCCTATCTTAAGTTTTACAGCTGAAGAAGTATTTCAACATTTGCCAGAAAAATTAAGATTAAATGAACCCACTGTTTTTGGGGCTAATTTGCCTAAACCAGATTTTCAAATAGAAGAACAAGAAAAACATTTTTGGGAATTGATTTATTTATTGAGAGAAGAGGTTACCAAGGCCATAGAACCTAAAAGAAAACAAGGAGTAGTTGGGCATTCTTTAGAGTGTAAAGTTGTTTTATATTTACCAGAACAGTTAAAAGATGAATTAAAAGGACAAGAAACATTACTTAGAGAAGTTTTTATTGTCTCTCAGGTTGTTTTTGAACCAGAAGAGAATGCATTAGATGATGCTTATGTTAGTACAGAAGTAGATGGTTTAAAGATTCAGGTTAATAAAGCAGATGGAAAAAAGTGTCAGCGTTGTTGGGTATATCATCCAGATACAGGTAAAAATGAAAAATATCCGGATGTGTGTCCAAGATGTGCCGCAGTTCTAGAAAAAATGGCCTAAGAATTTTTAAACAAATTTTAGAAAAGTTTAAATTGAGAAGTTAGTTTTTAGATATAGTTAAAACTTAAAGAGTGTAACAAGCAGGTAAAAGAATGGGTAAATTTAAGTATAAGTTATGTTTTGGGTTAGCAGCCATTATTTTGGTTTTGGATCAAATTAGCAAATTGTGGATAGAAAAAACAATTCCTTTATGGTCAGAA
Coding sequences within it:
- the ileS gene encoding isoleucine--tRNA ligase; amino-acid sequence: MSDYKDTLNLPKTSFPMRANLVKNEPKMLEFWQKIDVYQQMISKQDKKHRYTLHDGPPYANGHIHLGTSLNKILKDIIIKFKNLSGIRAEYVPGWDCHGLPIELKVEQSLGKDKKSLPLTEIREKCREYALKYLDIQREEFKRLGVFGLWDKPYLTMSPDYEAATARELARFMKRGGVRRAKKPIYWCISCKTALAEAEVEYYDHTSPSIYVRFPISNENLKDKFPQITGPAYVVIWTTTPWTLPDNMAIAVHPEFDYVWVKVGNEFYLLAERLLAICSEIFGWSEIVKIATVTGKDLEGLESRHPFYDRVSPLVLADYVTLESGTGCVHTAPGHGQEDYETGLRYGLDILSPLDDSGRFLPEVEFFAGLDVFSANPKVVEKLKEVGHLLAQTDISHSYPHCWRCKKPVIFRATTQWFISMEKNNLRQKALKAIQEDVRWIPSWGKDRIYNMVEQRPDWCISRQRAWGVPILALICKSCGEAWFDGEWAMDIVNRFESHPKGADYWFEAPIEELVPEGLKCPHCGKSDFEREDDILDVWFDSGTSFAAVVEKREECDFPADLYLEGSDQHRGWFHSSLLACVGTRDVPPYKAVLTHGYVVDGKGRKMSKSIGNVIAPEEIIKKYGAEILRLWVSSVNYQEDVRISDEILKRLVDAYRRIRNTCRFILGNLVDFNPATDLVPFESMLSLDRYGLSLALNAHSRVQKAYANFEFHKVFHTVHNLCVTDLSAFYLDILKDRLYVSEKESNERRSAQTALYYILFLLLSDIAPILSFTAEEVFQHLPEKLRLNEPTVFGANLPKPDFQIEEQEKHFWELIYLLREEVTKAIEPKRKQGVVGHSLECKVVLYLPEQLKDELKGQETLLREVFIVSQVVFEPEENALDDAYVSTEVDGLKIQVNKADGKKCQRCWVYHPDTGKNEKYPDVCPRCAAVLEKMA